Proteins from a single region of Thermodesulfobacteriota bacterium:
- a CDS encoding site-2 protease family protein — protein sequence MTLKLKPKGSSIAVNILLFLLTVISTTAAGALQQGVSLVALLKDWTLLTKGIPFSFTLLAILITHEMSHYFVSRYHGVQVTLPFFIPAPSVIGTFGAFIRIKSPMEDRRVLLDIGLSGPLGGAVVAIPVLYIGLKMSTIQVMPKPAGVELGSSILLDQMVRLALGKLPDYYQIVLHPVAFAGWIGLLVTSLNLIPVGQLDGGHIAYAILGEKSKRLAIGCFIALIILGLVGWSGWFIWAGLLYVMGWQHPPPLNPAIPLDTKRKWLGVLALILFVVTFTPTPFSGF from the coding sequence GTGACGCTAAAGCTTAAGCCTAAGGGTTCATCCATCGCAGTCAACATACTTCTCTTTTTGCTGACGGTCATTTCAACCACGGCGGCCGGGGCCCTCCAGCAGGGAGTCTCCTTAGTCGCCCTGCTTAAAGACTGGACCCTGTTAACCAAAGGAATCCCTTTTTCCTTTACCCTCCTGGCCATACTCATAACCCACGAGATGAGTCACTATTTCGTCTCCCGATACCACGGCGTACAGGTTACCCTGCCCTTTTTCATCCCTGCCCCATCGGTAATCGGCACCTTCGGGGCCTTTATCCGGATAAAATCACCCATGGAAGACCGAAGGGTGCTCCTGGATATCGGCCTCTCCGGACCACTGGGAGGGGCCGTCGTAGCCATCCCGGTGCTCTATATCGGGCTTAAGATGTCCACTATCCAGGTAATGCCTAAACCCGCCGGCGTGGAACTCGGGTCTTCCATCCTCCTTGACCAGATGGTCCGGCTCGCGCTGGGCAAACTGCCTGACTATTATCAGATCGTCCTCCACCCGGTAGCCTTTGCCGGCTGGATCGGGCTCCTGGTGACCTCTCTTAACCTCATCCCCGTCGGCCAGCTGGACGGCGGACATATCGCCTACGCCATCCTGGGAGAAAAATCAAAGAGGCTAGCCATCGGCTGTTTTATTGCCCTTATAATCCTTGGCCTGGTAGGCTGGTCAGGCTGGTTTATATGGGCGGGGCTGCTCTACGTTATGGGCTGGCAACATCCCCCGCCGCTTAATCCCGCCATTCCACTGGACACAAAACGAAAGTGGCTTGGGGTATTGGCCTTGATCCTTTTTGTGGTGACCTTTACTCCGACACCGTTCAGCGGGTTTTAA
- a CDS encoding HU family DNA-binding protein, whose amino-acid sequence MNKSDLVAALSKETALTKQVAEEVIDTVFEAMSQALVSGEGIEIRGLGSFVVKDYKPYTGRNPKTGRNIDVSAKKLPFFKAGKELKERVNSKKP is encoded by the coding sequence ATGAACAAGTCAGATTTAGTAGCGGCCCTGAGTAAAGAGACCGCCTTGACCAAGCAGGTAGCCGAAGAAGTAATTGACACTGTCTTTGAGGCCATGAGTCAGGCGCTGGTGTCCGGCGAGGGTATTGAGATAAGGGGACTGGGTAGTTTTGTAGTAAAGGACTACAAACCCTACACGGGCCGTAACCCCAAAACAGGCCGGAATATCGACGTATCTGCCAAAAAACTTCCATTCTTTAAGGCGGGTAAGGAATTAAAAGAACGGGTCAATTCCAAAAAGCCATAA
- a CDS encoding CerR family C-terminal domain-containing protein, giving the protein MNKIAERSLDTRSRLLQAAGEVFASHGFRAATVREISRRADANIAAVNYHFGNKKRLYSAVLHHTLRSAIEKYPPDFGLDENSTPEQRLHAFIRSLLFRLLDKGRPAWHGRLMAREIAEPTSALDQLVVEVMRPLYERLTSIVRDLTGKHADEESVKLCVMSVMGQCLFYHHARSVVLRLYPQEFGPAEIERLADHICRFSVQATRGFQE; this is encoded by the coding sequence ATGAACAAAATAGCGGAAAGAAGCCTGGACACTCGGAGCCGGTTGCTCCAAGCTGCCGGTGAGGTATTTGCTAGTCATGGATTTCGGGCCGCCACCGTACGTGAAATCTCTCGCCGTGCAGATGCAAACATTGCCGCAGTCAATTATCATTTCGGGAATAAAAAAAGGCTCTATTCCGCAGTCTTACATCATACGCTCAGGTCTGCCATCGAAAAATACCCCCCTGATTTTGGCTTGGATGAGAATTCTACGCCCGAGCAGCGTCTCCATGCTTTCATCCGTTCATTACTCTTCCGGCTCCTGGACAAGGGCCGTCCCGCCTGGCACGGAAGATTGATGGCTCGAGAAATAGCTGAGCCGACAAGCGCACTTGATCAATTAGTAGTAGAAGTGATGAGGCCTCTTTACGAACGACTCACTTCCATAGTGCGGGACCTTACCGGTAAGCATGCCGATGAGGAATCAGTAAAGCTTTGCGTAATGAGTGTTATGGGGCAGTGCCTGTTTTATCACCATGCCCGGTCCGTTGTGTTAAGACTTTATCCTCAAGAGTTTGGCCCTGCAGAAATAGAGCGGTTGGCAGATCATATCTGCCGCTTTTCAGTGCAGGCCACAAGAGGCTTCCAAGAATGA